A segment of the Streptomyces sp. ITFR-21 genome:
GGTCTTTCCGTCCTGCTGCGCGAAACGAGCATCTTTACTCGTAGTGCAATTTCACCGGGCCTATGGTTGAGACAGTCGAGAAGTCGTTACGCCATTCGTGCAGGTCGGAACTTACCCGACAAGGAATTTCGCTACCTTAGGATGGTTATAGTTACCACCGCCGTTTACTGGCGCTTAAGTTCTCAGCCTCGCCACACCCGAAGGCACGACTAACCGGTCCCCTTAACGTTCCAGCACCGGGCAGGCGTCAGTCCGTATACATCGCCTTACGGCTTCGCACGGACCTGTGTTTTTAGTAAACAGTCGCTTCTCGCTGGTCTCTGCGGCCACCCCCAGCTCACACCGCACGGGCGATCACCAGAAATGGCCCCCCTTCTCCCGAAGTTACGGGGGCATTTTGCCGAGTTCCTTAACCATAGTTCACCCGAACGCCTCGGTATTCTCTACCAGACCACCTGAGTCGGTTTAGGGTACGGGCCGCCATGAAACTCGCTAGAGGCTTTTCTCGACAGCATAGGATCATCCACTTCACCACAATCGGCTCGGCATCAGGTCTCAGACACATGTCACCCGGATTTACCTGAGCAACGCCCTACACCCTTACCCCGGGACAACCACCGCCCGGGCTGGACTACCTTCCTGCGTCACCCCATCGCTTACCTACTACTTCCCTGGACCAGCGGCTCCACCACTCCCACCTCATCCGAAGACTCAGCAGGCGGCTTCACGGCCTTAGCATCAGAAGACTCAGTACTGGGCGTTCCAAAGCGGGTACCGGAATATCAACCGGTTGTCCATCGACTACGCCTGTCGGCCTCGCCTTAGGTCCCGACTTACCCTGGGCAGATCAGCTTGACCCAGGAACCCTTAGTCAATCGGCGCAAGAGTTTCCCACTCTTGTATCGCTACTCATGCCTGCATTCTCACTCGTGAACCGTCCACCACTGCCTTACGGCGCAGCTTCACCCGGCACACGACGCTCCCCTACCCATCACAGCCCCCGTTAGGAGTCAATACTGCAATGACACGACTTCGGCGGTACGCTTGAGCCCCGCTACATTGTCGGCGCGGAATCACTTGACCAGTGAGCTATTACGCACTCTTTCAAGGATGGCTGCTTCTAAGCCAACCTCCTGGTTGTCTCTGCGACTCCACATCCTTTCCCACTTAGCGTACGCTTAGGGGCCTTAGTCGATGCTCTGGGCTGTTTCCCTCTCGACCATGGAGCTTATCCCCCACAGTCTCACTGCCGCGCTCTCACTTACCGGCATTCGGAGTTTGGCTAAGGTCAGTAACCCGGTAGGGCCCATCGCCTATCCAGTGCTCTACCTCCGGCAAGAAACACACGACGCTGCACCTAAATGCATTTCGGGGAGAACCAGCTATCACGGAGTTTGATTGGCCTTTCACCCCTAACCACAGGTCATCCCCCAGGTTTTCAACCCTGGTGGGTTCGGTCCTCCACACGGTCTTACCCGCGCTTCAACCTGCCCATGGCTAGATCACTCCGCTTCGGGTCTTGAGCATGCTACTAAAACGCCCTATTCGGACTCGCTTTCGCTACGGCTCCCCCACACGGGTTAACCTCGCAACACACCGCAAACTCGCAGGCTCATTCTTCAAAAGGCACGCAGTCACGACACCAAGCGCAAGCACTCAATGCGACGCTCCCACGGCTTGTAGGCACACGGTTTCAGGTACTATTTCACTCCGCTCCCGCGGTACTTTTCACCATTCCCTCACGGTACTATCCGCTATCGGTCACCAGGGAATATTTAGGCTTAGCGGGTGGTCCCGCCAGATTCACACAGGATTTCTCGGGCCCTGTGCTACTTGGGTGGTCCCCAAGAGAGCCGCTGACGTTTCAGCTACGGGGGTCTTACCCTCTACGCCGGACCTTTCGCATGTCCTTCGCCTACACCAACGGTTTATCACTCTCCGACCAGCCGGCAGACCGATCAAGGAAACTCCCACAACCCCGCCCGCGCAACCCCTGCCGGGTATCACACGCAAACGGTTTAGCCTCATCCGGTTTCGCTCGCCACTACTCCCGGAATCACGGTTGTTTTCTCTTCCTGCGGGTACTGAGATGTTTCACTTCCCCGCGTTCCCTCCACAAGCCCTATATATTCAGGCAAGGGTGACAGCCCATGACGACTGCCGGGTTTCCCCATTCGGACACCCCCGGATCACAGCTCGGTTGACAGCTCCCCGGGGCCTATCGCGGCCTCCCACGTCCTTCATCGGTTCCTGGTGCCAAGGCATCCACCGTGCGCCCTTAAAAACTTGGCCACAGATGCTCGCGTCCACTGTTCAGTTCTCAAGCGACGACCAGTCACCCGCGACCAACGCACACAGCGTCGTCCACGGGGCCGGTAGAGCGAAGGAACATCCATCGTTCCCTCAGGACCCAACAGCGTGCCCGGCTCGATCAGATGCATCACGTTCCACGCCGAAGCAGTACTGGTGATGTGATCTGACCGTGCCGAATAGTCAACGTTCCACCCATGAGCAACCGGCACCGGACACTCGCCGATGAACCAGCCCTGGACCCACCCCCAACAGGGGAAACGAGCCAAGAAGCTCCTTAGAAAGGAGGTGATCCAGCCGCACCTTCCGGTACGGCTACCTTGTTACGACTTCGTCCCAATCGCCAGTCCCACCTTCGACGGCTCCCTCCCACAAGGGGTTGGGCCACCGGCTTCGGGTGTTACCGACTTTCGTGACGTGACGGGCGGTGTGTACAAGGCCCGGGAACGTATTCACCGCAGCAATGCTGATCTGCGATTACTAGCAACTCCGACTTCATGGGGTCGAGTTGCAGACCCCAATCCGAACTGAGACCGGCTTTTTGAGATTCGCTCCACCTCACGGTATCGCAGCTCATTGTACCGGCCATTGTAGCACGTGTGCAGCCCAAGACATAAGGGGCATGATGACTTGACGTCGTCCCCACCTTCCTCCGAGTTGACCCCGGCGGTCTCCTGTGAGTCCCCATCACCCCGAAAGGCACGCTGGCAACACAGAACAGGGGTTGCGCTCGTTGCGGGACTTAACCCAACATCTCACGACACGAGCTGACGACAGCCATGCACCACCTGTACACCAACCACAAGGGGGCACCCATCTCTGGATGTTTCTGGTGTATGTCAAGCCTTGGTAAGGTTCTTCGCGTTGCGTCGAATTAAGCCACATGCTCCGCTGCTTGTGCGGGCCCCCGTCAATTCCTTTGAGTTTTAGCCTTGCGGCCGTACTCCCCAGGCGGGGAACTTAATGCGTTAGCTGCGGCACCGACGACGTGGAATGTCGCCAACACCTAGTTCCCAACGTTTACGGCGTGGACTACCAGGGTATCTAATCCTGTTCGCTCCCCACGCTTTCGCTCCTCAGCGTCAGTAATGGCCCAGAGATCCGCCTTCGCCACCGGTGTTCCTCCTGATATCTGCGCATTTCACCGCTACACCAGGAATTCCGATCTCCCCTACCACACTCTAGCCTGCCCGTATCGAATGCAGACCCGGAGTTAAGCCCCGGGCTTTCACATCCGACGCGACAAGCCGCCTACGAGCTCTTTACGCCCAATAATTCCGGACAACGCTCGCACCCTACGTATTACCGCGGCTGCTGGCACGTAGTTAGCCGGTGCTTCTTCTGCAGGTACCGTCACTCACGCTTCTTCCCTGCTGAAAGAGGTTTACAACCCGAAGGCCGTCATCCCTCACGCGGCGTCGCTGCATCAGGCTTCCGCCCATTGTGCAATATTCCCCACTGCTGCCTCCCGTAGGAGTCTGGGCCGTGTCTCAGTCCCAGTGTGGCCGGTCGCCCTCTCAGGCCGGCTACCCGTCGTCGCCTTGGTAGGCCATCACCCCACCAACAAGCTGATAGGCCGCGAGCTCATCCTGCACCACAAAAGCTTTCCACCCGGGAAGATGCCTCCCCAGGTCATATCCGGTATTAGACCCCGTTTCCAGGGCTTGTCCCAGAGTGCAGGGCAGATTGCCCACGTGTTACTCACCCGTTCGCCACTGATCCACCCGAAGGCTTCACCGTTCGACTTGCATGTGTTAAGCACGCCGCCAGCGTTCGTCCTGAGCCAGGATCAAACTCTCCGTGAATGTCTCCACGACAGAGCGGGACAGCCCAGAGGAATAATCCAGGCCATCCACAGCGTCCTCGCTGTATCGCCTTCCCATTAAGGAAGGACTTTTTCCCAAAGGAACCACATCCCGGCCACTACGACCAAGGACGGGGTATCAACATATCTGGCGTTGACTTTTGGCACGCTGTTGAGTTCTCAAGGAACGGAAGCTTCCTTTGGTCCCACCGTTTCCGGTTTTCCCTCCGGGCTTTCCCTTCGTGTTTCCCACTGTACTCCGGTCCGCCGCCGATTCATAATCGGCCTCTTCGGATTGGATTTTGGCGCACCAAAAAGCAACCCGATGATCGGGAGAGGATGTACGTTGGGTGGCCGCTCGGCCGGCGGGGACCGATTGTGCAGTGGTCCCACCGTTTCAGCGGCTTGGATTACATTACGCACGGGCGGGGGTCGAGTCAAGCTCGGCCCCCGCTCAAACGTCAGTTTCCGGCCGTGTCAGGCCACTTCGACGGCCCCGAGGTTGCGCTTGCCGCGGCGCAGCACCAACCAGCGGCCGTGTACCAGGTCGTTGCGGGTCGGTACCGCGTCCTCGCTGCCTACCTTGGTGTTGTTGAGGTAGGCGCCGCCCTCCTTGATGGTGCGGCGGGCGGCCGACTTGCTCGGGACCAGGTCGACCAAAGTCAGCAGGTCCGCGACCGGGGGCAGTTCGCCGGCCTCGGCGCTGATCCGGGCGAGCGGCAGTTCGCCGAGGGCGGCGGCCAGGGTGTGCTCGTCGAGGTCGGTGAGCTCCCCCTGGCCGAAAAGCGCCTTGGAAGCGGCGACCACCGCGGCGCACTGCTCGGTGCCGTGCACCAGGGCGGTCAGTTCCTCGGCGAGCGCGCGCTGGGCGGCGCGGGCCTGGGGGCGCTCCTCGGTCGCCCGCTCCAGCTCCTCGATCTCCTCGCGGCTTTTGAAGCTGAACGTGCGCACGTAGCGGGTGACGTCGCGGTCGTCGGCGTTCAGCCAGAACTGGTAGAAGGCGTAGGGCGTGGTCAGCTCCGGGTCGAGCCAAACGGCGCCGCCCTCGGTCTTGCCGAACTTGGTGCCGTCGGCCTTGGTGAGCAGGTTCTGGGTGAGCGCGTGGGCGGAGCCGTGCGGCTGGTTGCCCAGGACGCGCCGGATGAGGTCGAGTCCCGCGGTGATGTTGCCCCACTGGTCGCTGCCGCCGATCTGCAGCGTGCAGCCGTACTGCCGGTACAGCTGCAGGAAGTCCAGCGACTGGAGGATCACGTAGCTGAACTCGGTGTAGCTCATGCCCTCGCCGTCGAGGCGGGACTTGACCGTCTCGCGGGCGAGCATCTGGTTGACGCTGAAGTGCTTGCCGTAGTCGCGCAGCAGGGTGAGGGCGGAGACGCCCTCGGTCCACTCGTAGTTGTCGGCCATGACGGCCCGGCCGGGGCCGGGGGTGTCGAAGTCGAGGAACGCGGCGAGCTGGCCGCGCAGCGCGGTGACCCATTCCTGGACGGTCTCGACGTCGTTGAGCACCCGTTCGGCGCTGGGCTTGGGGTCGCCGATCAGTCCGGTCGCCCCGCCCACCAGGGCGATGGGCCGGTGGCCGGCGAGCTGGAAGCGGCGCAGCGCCAGGATCTGGGTGAGGTGCCCGACGTGGAGGCTCTTCGCGGTCGGGTCGAAGCCGCAATACAGGGTGAGGGGACCGTCCGCGAGCGCCTTGCGCAGGGCTTCCTCGTCGGTGGTCTGGGCAAGTACGCCCCGCCACCGCAGCTCGTCGACGATATCCGTCACGGTGTCCGTGTCTCCTTGGGTCTGCTCGCTACCGGGTGCTGCCCGGTCCGTGGTGAAGCCTGTCCGAGAGTACGGGGTCTCGGCCATTCGATTATCGGCGCTTGCGCGGGGTGTGCGCGCGATAGGGGCTGACGGTCGGGTCGCCGTCGATCCAGTAGCGCCAGGGGTGGTCGGCGCCGTCTCCGCCGACACCGGTGCGCGGGCCGCTGCGGACGGCGGCGGGGGCGGGCGGGGTGCCGGTGAGGATGCGGAAGGGGCCGCCGCCGGCGCAGGCGTCGGCGCCGTTGAGTGCGCGGTCCACGGACAGGGCGGTGGCGAGTCGGGCGGGGCCCTGGGCGAGGTCGCTGTCCTTGCGGGAGGTGGGCCGGTGGGCGCGGGCCAGGTCGGCGCCTGCGGTGACCGCCCCGGCCCGCAGCAGCACTCCGGAAGGCCGGCCTTCGGGGCCGCACACCAGGTTCAGGCAGTGCCACATGCCGTAGGTGAAGTAGACGTACGCGTGGCCGGGCGGGCCGAACATCACGGCGTTGCGGTCGGTGCGCCCCCGGTAGGCGTGCGAGCCGGGGTCGTTGGGGCCGTCGTACGCCTCGACCTCGGTCAGGCGCAGCTCGATCGGCCCGTCGGTGGTGGCGCGTACCAGGGTGCGGCCGAGCAGGTCGGGGGCGATCTCCAGGACCGGGCGGTCGAAGAAGGCACGGGCCAGCGGGGTCCTTTCGGGTGAGGTGGGCACGGAGCGGGAGCGTAGTGGAACCACTTAGCGGGCCCTTGCGTTCGTAGAGATCGCGGAGGCCCGGCAGGGCGGCCCGAGCGCGGACCGGAGAGGTGGACGGATGGGGTTCAGAAAGCTGCTGGCGAGCCTGGGGGCCGGCGGGGCGTCGGTGGAGACGGAGCTGGCGCAGGCCGACGCGGTGCCGGGCGGGGTGGTCCAGGGGGAGGTGCGGATCCAGGGCGGCGCGGTCGGGCAGCGGATCGAGGGCCTGGCGGTGGGGCTGCGGGCCCGGGTGGAGGCGGACCGGACGGACGCGGAGGGCAACACCACCGAGTACCACCAGGACATCGAGTTCCATCGGCAGCAGCTCGGCGGGGCGTTCGAACTGTCGGCGGGCGCGGTGCACGTCGTGCCGTTCACGCTGGAGGTGCCGTGGGAGACGCCGGTCACGACGTTCCTCGGCAGGCATCTGACCGGGATGAGCCTGGGGGTGACGACGGAGTTGGCGATCGACCGCGCGGTGGACGCGGGGGACCTGGATCCGCTGAGTGTGCATCCGCTCCCGGCGCAGCAGGCCCTGCTGGACGCGTTCGGGCGGCTGGGGTTCGGGTTCCGGAGCGCGGACCTGGAGAAGGGCGTGATCGTGGACACCCGGCAGCGGCTGCCGTTCTACCAGGAGATCGAGTTCCGTGTGCCGGATCAGTACCGCGGGCTGAGCCAGGTGGAGCTGTCGTTCGTCGCGGACGCCGCCGGGATGGACGTGGTGCTGGAGATGGACAAGAAGCCGGGGCTGTTCAGCGTCGGCAGCGACATGTACCGGTCGTTCACGATGGACCACCACTCGTACGAGCAGACGGACTGGGCGGGCTTTCTGCATCAGTGGCTCGCCGAGGTGGGCGGCAAGCGGAACTGGTTCTAGGGCGCCCTTCAGGAGCGCGGTCGGAGTGGCGGCGGTGCGGTCGGGGACGGGTCGGTGCGGGCGGGGCGCGCCACGCCGCTCCGGGCTCGCGTGCCGGCCGGGCGTACCTGTCCCGGCCGCCCGAACACCGCGTCGTCCGGGCGGCCCCGGGGGCGGGGTCGGTACCGCCCCCGGGGCCGGCGCCGTCAGACGGTGAAGGTGGGTTGTTCGGTGAGGCCCAGGAGGCTGCGGCCGTAGATCTCGCGTCTGAGGTCGGGGTTGACGACGCCGTGGCGGGTGGTGGTCGCCAGGTCGCGCCAGATCCGCTGGAGCGGGTTGGCGCGGGCGAAGGCCCCCGCTCCGTTGACGGACACCAGGCGGTCGACGGCCTCGCGGCTTCGGGTGGCGGCGACCGCGGTGTCCATGCCGGCGCCTGGAGCACGCCCGTAGCGAACTCTCCGCGCCCGGCGGCCCGGACACCGTCGCCGAGGTCGCCGCCCGCTGGCAGTTCGCCGACACCAGCCACTTCCGCCGCGCCTACCGCGCCGCCTACGGACACCCGCCGCGCCAGCCCCGGCGATGACCGCCGGATCCCCCGG
Coding sequences within it:
- the tyrS gene encoding tyrosine--tRNA ligase yields the protein MTDIVDELRWRGVLAQTTDEEALRKALADGPLTLYCGFDPTAKSLHVGHLTQILALRRFQLAGHRPIALVGGATGLIGDPKPSAERVLNDVETVQEWVTALRGQLAAFLDFDTPGPGRAVMADNYEWTEGVSALTLLRDYGKHFSVNQMLARETVKSRLDGEGMSYTEFSYVILQSLDFLQLYRQYGCTLQIGGSDQWGNITAGLDLIRRVLGNQPHGSAHALTQNLLTKADGTKFGKTEGGAVWLDPELTTPYAFYQFWLNADDRDVTRYVRTFSFKSREEIEELERATEERPQARAAQRALAEELTALVHGTEQCAAVVAASKALFGQGELTDLDEHTLAAALGELPLARISAEAGELPPVADLLTLVDLVPSKSAARRTIKEGGAYLNNTKVGSEDAVPTRNDLVHGRWLVLRRGKRNLGAVEVA
- a CDS encoding DNA-3-methyladenine glycosylase gives rise to the protein MPTSPERTPLARAFFDRPVLEIAPDLLGRTLVRATTDGPIELRLTEVEAYDGPNDPGSHAYRGRTDRNAVMFGPPGHAYVYFTYGMWHCLNLVCGPEGRPSGVLLRAGAVTAGADLARAHRPTSRKDSDLAQGPARLATALSVDRALNGADACAGGGPFRILTGTPPAPAAVRSGPRTGVGGDGADHPWRYWIDGDPTVSPYRAHTPRKRR
- a CDS encoding sporulation protein translates to MGFRKLLASLGAGGASVETELAQADAVPGGVVQGEVRIQGGAVGQRIEGLAVGLRARVEADRTDAEGNTTEYHQDIEFHRQQLGGAFELSAGAVHVVPFTLEVPWETPVTTFLGRHLTGMSLGVTTELAIDRAVDAGDLDPLSVHPLPAQQALLDAFGRLGFGFRSADLEKGVIVDTRQRLPFYQEIEFRVPDQYRGLSQVELSFVADAAGMDVVLEMDKKPGLFSVGSDMYRSFTMDHHSYEQTDWAGFLHQWLAEVGGKRNWF
- a CDS encoding helix-turn-helix domain-containing protein, translated to MEHARSELSAPGGPDTVAEVAARWQFADTSHFRRAYRAAYGHPPRQPRR